One Perca flavescens isolate YP-PL-M2 chromosome 9, PFLA_1.0, whole genome shotgun sequence genomic window carries:
- the ap3d1 gene encoding AP-3 complex subunit delta-1 isoform X4, giving the protein MALKIVKGSIDRMFDKNLQDLVRGIRNHKEDEAKYISTCIDEIKQELKQDNIAVKANAVCKLTYLQMLGYDVSWAAFNIVEVMSSSKFTFKRIGYLAASQCFHESTDVIMLTTNQIRKDLSSPNQYDTGVALTGLSCFVTPDLARDLANDIMTLMSHTKPYIRKKAVLIMYKVFLKYPESLRPAFPRLKEKLEDPDPGVQSAAVNVICELARRNPKNYLSLAPLFFKLMTSSTNNWVLIKIIKLFGALTPLEPRLGKKLIEPLTNLIHSTSAMSLLYECVNTVIAVLISLSSGMPNHSASIQLCVQKLRILIEDSDQNLKYLGLLAMSKILKTHPKSVQSHKDLILQCLDDKDESIRLRALDLLYGMVSKKNLMEIVKKLMLHVDKAEGTTYRDELLTKIIDICSQSNYQYITNFEWYISILVELTRLEGTRHGHLIASQMLDVAIRVKAIRVFAVAQMATLLDNAHLLTGNVQRKGICEVLYAAAWICGEFSEHLDNPTQTLEAMLRPKVATLPGHIQAVYVQNAAKLFATVLKSQEGNTDSTAAQETIQLMIDRLPLFVQSANLEVQERASCILQLVKYIQKLQQKDVEIAEEVIALFAGELNPVAPKAQKKVPVPEGLDLDAWINEPPSESESEDEQPRAIFAKEEPKHSRPRHTEVDEKELAKRREARKQEQASNPFYIKSSPSSQKVYQEAPGVEHIPVVQIDLSVPLKVPVFGPTGLPMSDQYVKLEEERRQKDRAEKKKKEKKKRKEKRSGRGKRHDSGPESEEDITPAHMVDIVTEEMPENALPSDDDDKDPNDPHKALDIDLDNLMEMAGRRPLADSEKLPVRSHRATEVLKSPAQDGDAESAASQEPKKKSSKEKREKKKDKDRDRKKSKEDKKKKKKHKHEEKGEDLLGGQADEPVVQSEETSEVAAPPTSTTAEVSDLDFWLSNAPVPSNTQEAATVVAAAEAAPVPEVASGTVPDSEPDEPKDTETEETKSSKHKKKKPKKEKEEKEKKKKKKHHHHHHHSDGGGEESVQNGTVEEEEPLPPMSNYCLLAENSYIKMVNDIQGNLQDGSQVVVSVIFENKCDSFLKSMEFNVLDSLNSKLQRPEGSGPHDGLTVPFQLPPGVSNEARFVFTMQSIIMPQKLKGTLTFIVKNEDSSTHEKLDFKLHFTCTSYLITTPCYSDAFAKLLESGDLKCSSVKLEGVVMPFHHLLARICFRHHFSVVERIDSCASMYSRSIQDHHVCLLVKTSGQTVSIDAKCDEPTLLGNVLDEIKQTFSQC; this is encoded by the exons ATGGCTTTGAAGATTGTCAAAGGGAGCATCGATCGGATGTTCGATAAAAATCTACAGGATTTAGTACGTGGCATTAGGAACCACAAGGAAGATGAG GCCAAGTACATCTCCACATGCATCGATGAGATCAAACAGGAACTCAAGCAGGACAACATTGCTGTCAAAGCCAATGCTGTGTGCAAGCTCACCTAC CTTCAGATGCTGGGCTATGATGTCAGCTGGGCCGCTTTCAACATCGTTGAAGTCATGAGCTCCTCCAAGTTCACATTCAAG AGGATTGGCTACCTGGCGGCCTCGCAGTGCTTTCACGAGAGCACCGATGTCATCATGCtgacaaccaatcagatccgAAAG GATCTCAGCAGTCCCAACCAGTATGACACAGGTGTTGCCCTCACTGGCCTCTCTTGTTTTGTGACCCCTGACTTGGCGCGGGACCTGGCTAACGACATCATGACACTG ATGTCCCACACTAAACCCTACATCAGAAAGAAAGCGGTGTTGATCATGTACAAGGTGTTTCTGAAATACCCAGAGTCCCTGCGACCTGCTTTCCCCAGGCTCAAGGAGAAACTGGAGGACCCAGACCCAG GTGTTCAGTCCGCAGCAGTAAATGTTATCTGTGAGCTGGCTCGGAGAAATCCCAAGAACTACCTGTCTCTGGCCCCACTCTTCTTCAAACTCATGACTTCCTCTACTAATAACTGGGTTCTCATTAAGATCATCAAGCTG TTCGGTGCACTCACACCACTGGAGCCAAGGTTGGGGAAGAAGCTGATCGAACCTCTGACAAACTTAATCCACAG TACCTCTGCCATGTCTCTGCTGTATGAATGTGTCAACACTGTGATTGCAG TGTTGATTTCCTTGTCCTCTGGGATGCCTAACCACAGTGCTAGTATCCAG ctctGTGTGCAGAAACTGCGAATCCTGATAGAAGACTCGGACCAGAACT tgAAGTACCTGGGCCTGCTGGCCATGTCAAAGATCCTGAAGACCCATCCCAAGTCAGTGCAGTCTCATAAGGACCTCATCCTCCAGTGTCTGGATGACAAGGATGAGTCCATTCGCCTGAGAGCTCTGGACCTGCTCTATGGCATG GTATCCAAGAAGAACTTGATGGAGATTGTAAAGAAGCTGATGCTGCATGTGGACAAAGCAGAAGGAACCACCTACAGAGATGAACTGCTCACTAAGATCATCGACATCTGCAGCCAGAGCAACTACCAGTACATTACCAACTTTGAATG GTACATCAGTATCCTGGTGGAGCTGACCCGATTAGAGGGCACACGGCATGGCCACCTCATTGCCTCTCAGATGCTGGATGTGGCTATTCGGGTCAAAGCCATCCGGGTCTTTGCTGTTGCCCAGATGGCCACTCTGCTGGACAACGCCCACCTGTTGACCGGCAACGTGCAGCGAAAGGGCATCTGTGAAGTGTTGTACGCCGCCGCCTGGATCTGCGGTGAATTCTCAGA ACACTTGGACAACCCGACGCAGACGCTAGAGGCTATGCTGCGGCCTAAGGTGGCCACCCTACCGGGCCACATCCAGGCAGTGTATGTGCAAAACGCAGCAAAGCTGTTTGCCACCGTGCTGAAGAGCCAGGAGGGGAACACGGACAGCACTGCAGCGCAGGAAACCATCCAGCTGATGATAGACAGGCTTCCGCTGTTTGTCCAGAGTGCCAACCTGGAGGTCCAGGAGAGG GCATCTTGTATCCTGCAGCTGGTCAAGTACATCCAGAAACTGCAACAGAAGGACGTAGAAATAGCGGAGGAAGTCATCGCTCTGTTTGCTGGAGAACTCAACCCTGTTGCCCCCAAGGCACAGAAGAAAGTGCCTGTTCCTGAAGG TCTGGACTTGGATGCCTGGATCAACGAGCCTCCATCTGAAAGCGAGTCTGAGGATGAGCAGCCCAGGGCTATTTTTGCCAAGGAGGAGCCCAAACACTCCCGCCCCCGTCACACCGAGGTGGACGAGAAGGAACTGGCGAAG AGGAGAGAAGCCAGAAAGCAGGAGCAAGCCAGCAACCCGTTCTACATCAAGTCCTCCCCATCCTCTCAGAAG GTGTACCAGGAGGCCCCTGGAGTGGAGCACATCCCTGTCGTGCAGATTGACCTCAGTGTGCCTCTTAAAGTCCCAG TCTTCGGTCCCACAGGTCTGCCTATGTCTGACCAGTACGTGAAACTGGAGGAGGAGCGTCGGCAGAAAGACAGagcagaaaagaagaagaaggagaagaagaagaggaaagaaaagcgCAGCGGGCGAGGGAAGAGACATGATTCAGGCCCAGAGAGTGAGGAGGACATCACGCCTGCACACATGGTCGACATTGTTACCGAGGAGATGCCAGAG AATGCCTTAcccagtgatgatgatgacaaaGATCCCAATGACCCTCATAAAGCCCTGGACATCGACCTGGACAA CTTGATGGAGATGGCTGGGCGCAG GCCACTTGCCGACAGCGAGAAGCTGCCAGTCAGGTCACACCGTGCAACAGAGGTTCTCAAAAGCCCAGCTCAAGATGGAGACGCAGAGAGCGCCGCTTCACAGGAGCCCAAGAAGAAGAGCagcaaagaaaagagagagaagaagaaggataAAGACAGGGACAGGAAG aaGAGCAAAgaagacaagaagaagaagaagaaacacaaacatgaaGAAAAGGGGGAGGATCTTCTTGGAGGTCAGGCAGACGAGCCTGTGGTCCAATCAGAAGAAACCAGTGAGGTGGCTGCACCGCCCACCTCTACCACTGCTGAG GTTTCGGATCTGGATTTCTGGCTCTCAAACGCTCCAGTGCCCTCTAACACCCAG GAAGCAGCAacagtagtagcagcagcagaagcagcccCCGTGCCTGAGGTTGCCTCTGGCACGGTGCCAGACTCCGAGCCTGATGAGCCCAAAGACACCGAGACGGAGGAGACT AAGTCTTccaaacacaagaagaagaagccaaaaaaggagaaggaagagaaggagaagaaaaagaagaagaagcatcatcaccatcatcaccacaGTGACGGAGGTGGAGAGGAGTCTGTGCAGAATGgcactgtggaggaggaagagcctCTGCCG CCCATGTCCAATTACTGCCTGCTGGCGGAGAACTCCTACATCAAGATG GTTAACGACATCCAGGGGAACCTGCAGGATGGCAGTCAGGTGGTGGTGTCTGTTATATTTGAGAACAAGTGTGACAGCTTCCTCAAATCCATGGAGTTCAACGTCCTGGACTCTCTCAACTCCAAACTGCAGAGGCCAGAGGGGTCGGGTCCACATGACGGCCTCACTGTCCCCTTCCAACTTCCACCTG GGGTGTCCAATGAGGCGCGATTTGTTTTCACCATGCAGAGCATCATAATGCCACAGAAACTGAAGGGAACCCTCACCTTCATAGTAAAG AATGAGGACTCCTCCACTCATGAGAAACTGGACTTCAAACTGCACTTTACCTGCACCTCCTACCTAATCACTACTCCCTGCTACAG TGATGCGTTTGCAAAGCTGCTTGAGTCGGGCGACCTGAAGTGCAGCTCTGTCAAACTGGAGGGAGTCGTCATGCCCTTCCACCACCTACTGGCCAGGATCTGCTTCCGCCACCATTTCTCTG TTGTGGAGAGGATCGACTCCTGTGCCTCAATGTACAGCAGGTCTATCCAGGATCACCATGTCTGTCTGCTGGTCAAAACT TCCGGTCAGACAGTGTCCATTGACGCTAAATGTGACGAGCCGACCCTGCTTGGGAATGTGCTGGATGAGATCAAGCAGACCTTCTCTCAGTGCTGA
- the ap3d1 gene encoding AP-3 complex subunit delta-1 isoform X1: MALKIVKGSIDRMFDKNLQDLVRGIRNHKEDEAKYISTCIDEIKQELKQDNIAVKANAVCKLTYLQMLGYDVSWAAFNIVEVMSSSKFTFKRIGYLAASQCFHESTDVIMLTTNQIRKDLSSPNQYDTGVALTGLSCFVTPDLARDLANDIMTLMSHTKPYIRKKAVLIMYKVFLKYPESLRPAFPRLKEKLEDPDPGVQSAAVNVICELARRNPKNYLSLAPLFFKLMTSSTNNWVLIKIIKLFGALTPLEPRLGKKLIEPLTNLIHSTSAMSLLYECVNTVIAVLISLSSGMPNHSASIQLCVQKLRILIEDSDQNLKYLGLLAMSKILKTHPKSVQSHKDLILQCLDDKDESIRLRALDLLYGMVSKKNLMEIVKKLMLHVDKAEGTTYRDELLTKIIDICSQSNYQYITNFEWYISILVELTRLEGTRHGHLIASQMLDVAIRVKAIRVFAVAQMATLLDNAHLLTGNVQRKGICEVLYAAAWICGEFSEHLDNPTQTLEAMLRPKVATLPGHIQAVYVQNAAKLFATVLKSQEGNTDSTAAQETIQLMIDRLPLFVQSANLEVQERASCILQLVKYIQKLQQKDVEIAEEVIALFAGELNPVAPKAQKKVPVPEGLDLDAWINEPPSESESEDEQPRAIFAKEEPKHSRPRHTEVDEKELAKRREARKQEQASNPFYIKSSPSSQKVYQEAPGVEHIPVVQIDLSVPLKVPVFGPTGLPMSDQYVKLEEERRQKDRAEKKKKEKKKRKEKRSGRGKRHDSGPESEEDITPAHMVDIVTEEMPENALPSDDDDKDPNDPHKALDIDLDNLMEMAGRRPLADSEKLPVRSHRATEVLKSPAQDGDAESAASQEPKKKSSKEKREKKKDKDRDRKKSKEDKKKKKKHKHEEKGEDLLGGQADEPVVQSEETSEVAAPPTSTTAEVSDLDFWLSNAPVPSNTQEAATVVAAAEAAPVPEVASGTVPDSEPDEPKDTETEETKSSKHKKKKPKKEKEEKEKKKKKKHHHHHHHSDGGGEESVQNGTVEEEEPLPPMSNYCLLAENSYIKMMMEDADQVNDIQGNLQDGSQVVVSVIFENKCDSFLKSMEFNVLDSLNSKLQRPEGSGPHDGLTVPFQLPPGVSNEARFVFTMQSIIMPQKLKGTLTFIVKNEDSSTHEKLDFKLHFTCTSYLITTPCYSDAFAKLLESGDLKCSSVKLEGVVMPFHHLLARICFRHHFSVVERIDSCASMYSRSIQDHHVCLLVKTSGQTVSIDAKCDEPTLLGNVLDEIKQTFSQC, translated from the exons ATGGCTTTGAAGATTGTCAAAGGGAGCATCGATCGGATGTTCGATAAAAATCTACAGGATTTAGTACGTGGCATTAGGAACCACAAGGAAGATGAG GCCAAGTACATCTCCACATGCATCGATGAGATCAAACAGGAACTCAAGCAGGACAACATTGCTGTCAAAGCCAATGCTGTGTGCAAGCTCACCTAC CTTCAGATGCTGGGCTATGATGTCAGCTGGGCCGCTTTCAACATCGTTGAAGTCATGAGCTCCTCCAAGTTCACATTCAAG AGGATTGGCTACCTGGCGGCCTCGCAGTGCTTTCACGAGAGCACCGATGTCATCATGCtgacaaccaatcagatccgAAAG GATCTCAGCAGTCCCAACCAGTATGACACAGGTGTTGCCCTCACTGGCCTCTCTTGTTTTGTGACCCCTGACTTGGCGCGGGACCTGGCTAACGACATCATGACACTG ATGTCCCACACTAAACCCTACATCAGAAAGAAAGCGGTGTTGATCATGTACAAGGTGTTTCTGAAATACCCAGAGTCCCTGCGACCTGCTTTCCCCAGGCTCAAGGAGAAACTGGAGGACCCAGACCCAG GTGTTCAGTCCGCAGCAGTAAATGTTATCTGTGAGCTGGCTCGGAGAAATCCCAAGAACTACCTGTCTCTGGCCCCACTCTTCTTCAAACTCATGACTTCCTCTACTAATAACTGGGTTCTCATTAAGATCATCAAGCTG TTCGGTGCACTCACACCACTGGAGCCAAGGTTGGGGAAGAAGCTGATCGAACCTCTGACAAACTTAATCCACAG TACCTCTGCCATGTCTCTGCTGTATGAATGTGTCAACACTGTGATTGCAG TGTTGATTTCCTTGTCCTCTGGGATGCCTAACCACAGTGCTAGTATCCAG ctctGTGTGCAGAAACTGCGAATCCTGATAGAAGACTCGGACCAGAACT tgAAGTACCTGGGCCTGCTGGCCATGTCAAAGATCCTGAAGACCCATCCCAAGTCAGTGCAGTCTCATAAGGACCTCATCCTCCAGTGTCTGGATGACAAGGATGAGTCCATTCGCCTGAGAGCTCTGGACCTGCTCTATGGCATG GTATCCAAGAAGAACTTGATGGAGATTGTAAAGAAGCTGATGCTGCATGTGGACAAAGCAGAAGGAACCACCTACAGAGATGAACTGCTCACTAAGATCATCGACATCTGCAGCCAGAGCAACTACCAGTACATTACCAACTTTGAATG GTACATCAGTATCCTGGTGGAGCTGACCCGATTAGAGGGCACACGGCATGGCCACCTCATTGCCTCTCAGATGCTGGATGTGGCTATTCGGGTCAAAGCCATCCGGGTCTTTGCTGTTGCCCAGATGGCCACTCTGCTGGACAACGCCCACCTGTTGACCGGCAACGTGCAGCGAAAGGGCATCTGTGAAGTGTTGTACGCCGCCGCCTGGATCTGCGGTGAATTCTCAGA ACACTTGGACAACCCGACGCAGACGCTAGAGGCTATGCTGCGGCCTAAGGTGGCCACCCTACCGGGCCACATCCAGGCAGTGTATGTGCAAAACGCAGCAAAGCTGTTTGCCACCGTGCTGAAGAGCCAGGAGGGGAACACGGACAGCACTGCAGCGCAGGAAACCATCCAGCTGATGATAGACAGGCTTCCGCTGTTTGTCCAGAGTGCCAACCTGGAGGTCCAGGAGAGG GCATCTTGTATCCTGCAGCTGGTCAAGTACATCCAGAAACTGCAACAGAAGGACGTAGAAATAGCGGAGGAAGTCATCGCTCTGTTTGCTGGAGAACTCAACCCTGTTGCCCCCAAGGCACAGAAGAAAGTGCCTGTTCCTGAAGG TCTGGACTTGGATGCCTGGATCAACGAGCCTCCATCTGAAAGCGAGTCTGAGGATGAGCAGCCCAGGGCTATTTTTGCCAAGGAGGAGCCCAAACACTCCCGCCCCCGTCACACCGAGGTGGACGAGAAGGAACTGGCGAAG AGGAGAGAAGCCAGAAAGCAGGAGCAAGCCAGCAACCCGTTCTACATCAAGTCCTCCCCATCCTCTCAGAAG GTGTACCAGGAGGCCCCTGGAGTGGAGCACATCCCTGTCGTGCAGATTGACCTCAGTGTGCCTCTTAAAGTCCCAG TCTTCGGTCCCACAGGTCTGCCTATGTCTGACCAGTACGTGAAACTGGAGGAGGAGCGTCGGCAGAAAGACAGagcagaaaagaagaagaaggagaagaagaagaggaaagaaaagcgCAGCGGGCGAGGGAAGAGACATGATTCAGGCCCAGAGAGTGAGGAGGACATCACGCCTGCACACATGGTCGACATTGTTACCGAGGAGATGCCAGAG AATGCCTTAcccagtgatgatgatgacaaaGATCCCAATGACCCTCATAAAGCCCTGGACATCGACCTGGACAA CTTGATGGAGATGGCTGGGCGCAG GCCACTTGCCGACAGCGAGAAGCTGCCAGTCAGGTCACACCGTGCAACAGAGGTTCTCAAAAGCCCAGCTCAAGATGGAGACGCAGAGAGCGCCGCTTCACAGGAGCCCAAGAAGAAGAGCagcaaagaaaagagagagaagaagaaggataAAGACAGGGACAGGAAG aaGAGCAAAgaagacaagaagaagaagaagaaacacaaacatgaaGAAAAGGGGGAGGATCTTCTTGGAGGTCAGGCAGACGAGCCTGTGGTCCAATCAGAAGAAACCAGTGAGGTGGCTGCACCGCCCACCTCTACCACTGCTGAG GTTTCGGATCTGGATTTCTGGCTCTCAAACGCTCCAGTGCCCTCTAACACCCAG GAAGCAGCAacagtagtagcagcagcagaagcagcccCCGTGCCTGAGGTTGCCTCTGGCACGGTGCCAGACTCCGAGCCTGATGAGCCCAAAGACACCGAGACGGAGGAGACT AAGTCTTccaaacacaagaagaagaagccaaaaaaggagaaggaagagaaggagaagaaaaagaagaagaagcatcatcaccatcatcaccacaGTGACGGAGGTGGAGAGGAGTCTGTGCAGAATGgcactgtggaggaggaagagcctCTGCCG CCCATGTCCAATTACTGCCTGCTGGCGGAGAACTCCTACATCAAGATG ATGATGGAGGATGCTGATCAG GTTAACGACATCCAGGGGAACCTGCAGGATGGCAGTCAGGTGGTGGTGTCTGTTATATTTGAGAACAAGTGTGACAGCTTCCTCAAATCCATGGAGTTCAACGTCCTGGACTCTCTCAACTCCAAACTGCAGAGGCCAGAGGGGTCGGGTCCACATGACGGCCTCACTGTCCCCTTCCAACTTCCACCTG GGGTGTCCAATGAGGCGCGATTTGTTTTCACCATGCAGAGCATCATAATGCCACAGAAACTGAAGGGAACCCTCACCTTCATAGTAAAG AATGAGGACTCCTCCACTCATGAGAAACTGGACTTCAAACTGCACTTTACCTGCACCTCCTACCTAATCACTACTCCCTGCTACAG TGATGCGTTTGCAAAGCTGCTTGAGTCGGGCGACCTGAAGTGCAGCTCTGTCAAACTGGAGGGAGTCGTCATGCCCTTCCACCACCTACTGGCCAGGATCTGCTTCCGCCACCATTTCTCTG TTGTGGAGAGGATCGACTCCTGTGCCTCAATGTACAGCAGGTCTATCCAGGATCACCATGTCTGTCTGCTGGTCAAAACT TCCGGTCAGACAGTGTCCATTGACGCTAAATGTGACGAGCCGACCCTGCTTGGGAATGTGCTGGATGAGATCAAGCAGACCTTCTCTCAGTGCTGA